One genomic segment of Desulforamulus reducens MI-1 includes these proteins:
- the cysK gene encoding cysteine synthase A has translation MPVYNSILETIGHTPLVRLNNITKGLAAEVVAKVEFFNPGGSAKDRIAYAMISDALQHGFINKDSVLIEPTSGNTGVGLALTCASMGIKLILTMPETMSQERRSLLKAYGAEIVLTPGADGMRGAIAKAEELAATTENSFIPQQFRNPANPRAHEESTGVEIWEDTGGKVDIFVAGVGTGGTITGITKFLKAKNASLQAVAVEPAASPVLSGGKPGPHPIQGIGAGFIPEVLNLKVVDEVFQVPGDKALETARRLAREEGILVGISSGAAMYAALEVARRPENNDKLVVVLLPDTGERYLSTELFKEELSKESFQANQ, from the coding sequence ATGCCTGTTTATAACAGTATTTTAGAAACCATTGGTCATACCCCCCTGGTAAGGTTAAATAATATAACCAAAGGTCTGGCGGCTGAAGTGGTTGCCAAGGTGGAGTTTTTTAACCCTGGTGGCAGTGCGAAGGATAGAATTGCTTATGCCATGATATCAGATGCTTTACAACATGGGTTTATCAACAAAGACAGTGTTTTGATTGAACCAACCAGTGGCAATACCGGAGTAGGTTTGGCGCTAACCTGTGCCTCCATGGGCATCAAGTTAATTCTCACAATGCCCGAAACCATGAGCCAGGAAAGACGTAGTCTACTGAAGGCCTATGGGGCAGAGATCGTATTAACTCCGGGTGCAGATGGGATGAGAGGAGCAATCGCTAAGGCCGAAGAATTAGCGGCAACAACAGAAAATTCTTTTATACCTCAGCAGTTTCGTAACCCAGCAAACCCAAGGGCCCATGAAGAAAGTACAGGAGTTGAAATTTGGGAAGACACCGGCGGCAAGGTGGATATTTTTGTTGCCGGTGTTGGTACAGGAGGTACCATTACAGGGATTACTAAGTTCCTTAAAGCTAAAAATGCATCACTCCAGGCCGTAGCCGTAGAGCCAGCGGCTTCACCGGTACTATCCGGTGGCAAGCCGGGACCCCATCCCATTCAAGGAATTGGCGCAGGGTTTATACCGGAGGTGCTAAACCTAAAAGTGGTCGATGAAGTCTTTCAGGTACCCGGGGACAAAGCCCTAGAAACTGCTCGCAGACTGGCCCGAGAAGAAGGGATTTTAGTGGGCATATCCTCTGGTGCTGCCATGTATGCAGCCTTGGAAGTGGCGCGTCGGCCAGAGAATAATGATAAGTTAGTGGTGGTTTTACTGCCTGACACCGGGGAACGTTATTTGTCCACGGAATTGTTTAAGGAAGAATTATCGAAGGAAAGTTTCCAGGCAAATCAGTAA
- the glpT gene encoding glycerol-3-phosphate transporter produces MQPHYLHSVKTGGRTLSLLGIFKPAPHIDRLPNEKIDNEYKRLRMQVFISIFIGYAGYYLVRKNFSLAIPHMIQEGFTKSELGWVMSALALAYGISKFVMGAFSDRSNPRFFLAAGLMLSSIIMSLYALPAVTSSLTLMYVLMFINGWVQGMGWPPCGRTMTHWYSIGERGTRVAIWNTAHNVGGGLIGPLATLGLVLFGTYKSIFFFPAMIAFVVAIFVLFTLKDTPQSCGLPPIEEYKNDYPDDKVEDREKELSVKEILFKYVLNNKYLWYIAIANLFVYFVRYGVVDWAPTYLTEVKGFSTKGSHWSYFLYEYAGIPGTILCGWISDKVFKGRRAPAGVIFMAGVAVAVLVYWFNPVGNPMIDNLALIAIGFLIYGPVMLIGLHALDLAPKKAAGTAAGFTGLFGYVGGATLANAAMGMVVDSFGWNGGFMMLVGSCFLAIFFMALTWNHGLKSKSA; encoded by the coding sequence ATGCAACCACATTATTTACATAGTGTAAAGACAGGAGGAAGAACCTTGAGCTTACTAGGTATTTTTAAACCAGCACCTCATATTGATCGACTACCTAATGAGAAGATTGACAATGAATATAAAAGACTGCGTATGCAGGTGTTCATTAGCATTTTTATTGGTTACGCAGGCTATTATTTAGTTAGAAAGAACTTTTCTCTAGCCATACCCCATATGATACAGGAAGGTTTTACAAAAAGTGAACTGGGCTGGGTTATGTCAGCCCTTGCACTGGCTTACGGTATCAGTAAATTTGTGATGGGGGCTTTTTCCGATCGCAGTAACCCAAGATTCTTTTTGGCTGCGGGACTAATGTTATCCTCCATTATTATGTCCTTGTACGCATTGCCAGCTGTTACCTCCAGCCTTACTTTAATGTATGTGCTGATGTTTATCAATGGTTGGGTACAGGGGATGGGCTGGCCCCCTTGCGGTCGTACTATGACTCACTGGTATTCTATTGGGGAACGTGGTACCAGAGTCGCCATCTGGAATACCGCACATAATGTGGGTGGCGGCCTGATTGGTCCTCTGGCAACCCTTGGTTTAGTGCTTTTTGGTACCTACAAGAGTATTTTCTTTTTCCCTGCTATGATTGCCTTTGTAGTTGCTATTTTTGTTCTTTTTACCCTAAAAGACACTCCCCAATCCTGTGGTTTACCACCCATCGAAGAGTATAAAAATGATTATCCCGACGACAAGGTGGAAGATAGAGAAAAGGAGCTTTCTGTTAAGGAAATTCTCTTTAAATATGTGTTAAATAATAAATACCTTTGGTATATTGCCATTGCGAACTTGTTTGTTTACTTCGTACGTTACGGTGTAGTTGACTGGGCACCCACCTATCTAACTGAAGTCAAAGGCTTCAGTACCAAAGGATCTCACTGGTCTTATTTCCTGTATGAATATGCAGGTATCCCTGGTACAATCCTTTGTGGTTGGATCAGTGACAAGGTATTTAAAGGTCGTCGGGCACCGGCTGGGGTCATCTTTATGGCTGGTGTGGCTGTGGCGGTACTGGTTTACTGGTTTAACCCAGTGGGTAACCCCATGATTGATAACTTAGCTCTGATTGCCATCGGTTTCCTGATCTATGGTCCTGTTATGCTCATTGGTTTACATGCCCTGGATTTAGCACCTAAGAAAGCTGCTGGTACCGCAGCAGGTTTCACTGGTTTGTTTGGTTATGTAGGTGGAGCTACGCTGGCCAATGCCGCCATGGGTATGGTTGTTGACTCCTTTGGTTGGAACGGTGGCTTTATGATGTTGGTTGGTTCTTGTTTCTTAGCCATCTTCTTCATGGCACTTACCTGGAATCATGGCCTTAAATCAAAATCTGCCTAA